A stretch of the Sulfolobus acidocaldarius SUSAZ genome encodes the following:
- a CDS encoding aspartate carbamoyltransferase: MKHIISAYNFSRDELEDIFALTDKYSKNLNDTKKILNGKTISVAFFEPSTRTYLSFQKAIINLGGDVIGFSGEESTSVAKGENLADTIRMLNNYSDGIVMRHKYDGASRFASEISDIPVINAGDGKHEHPTQAVIDIYTINKHFNTIDGLVFALLGDLKYARTVNSLLRILTRFRPKLVYLISPQLLRARKEILDELNYPIKEVENPFEVINEVDVLYVTRIQKERFVDEMEYEKIKGSYIVSLDLANKMKKDSIILHPLPRVNEIERRVDKTTKAKYFEQASYGVPVRMSILTKIYGE; the protein is encoded by the coding sequence TTGAAACATATAATTTCGGCGTATAATTTTTCTCGTGATGAACTAGAGGACATATTTGCCCTAACAGACAAGTATAGTAAAAATCTAAACGATACGAAAAAAATACTTAATGGTAAGACAATATCAGTAGCGTTCTTTGAGCCCAGTACACGTACATATCTAAGTTTCCAAAAGGCAATAATCAATCTAGGAGGAGATGTAATAGGGTTCAGCGGAGAAGAATCAACCTCAGTCGCTAAAGGAGAGAATCTAGCTGATACAATAAGAATGTTGAATAACTATTCGGACGGTATTGTGATGAGACATAAATATGATGGTGCGTCTAGATTTGCATCAGAAATATCAGATATACCAGTCATTAATGCAGGAGATGGTAAGCACGAGCATCCTACCCAGGCTGTAATAGACATTTACACGATAAATAAACACTTTAATACAATTGACGGGTTAGTTTTTGCACTTCTAGGAGACCTAAAATATGCTAGAACAGTAAATAGTCTGCTTCGTATACTGACAAGGTTTAGACCGAAGTTAGTTTATCTAATTTCGCCTCAATTGTTAAGAGCTCGAAAAGAGATACTTGATGAGTTAAATTACCCCATTAAAGAAGTAGAGAACCCATTCGAAGTAATAAACGAAGTTGACGTTTTATATGTAACCAGGATACAAAAGGAAAGATTTGTAGATGAAATGGAATACGAAAAGATAAAAGGAAGTTATATTGTTAGTCTGGACTTAGCAAATAAAATGAAGAAAGATTCTATAATATTACATCCACTTCCTAGAGTTAATGAAATTGAAAGAAGGGTGGACAAAACCACCAAGGCAAAGTATTTTGAACAAGCCTCTTACGGTGTACCCGTAAGAATGAGTATACTTACTAAGATTTATGGTGAGTGA
- a CDS encoding orotate phosphoribosyltransferase: MDFVKALLDKKLLLIGNFMLTSGKVSPYYLDLRKLPNHPDIFSFVVSSAVDIVKGINFDMILGVVTGGVPFASFIACRLNKPMGYIRAEKKGHGTERLLEADVDGKKVIVVDDVATTGGSILKAVEEVRKAGGKVEHALVIVDREEGAFEKLESVGIRLLSVYKVSEILNSLIKSNLIAESEKKLISDYMVKNIGKS, translated from the coding sequence ATGGATTTCGTGAAAGCTCTACTTGATAAAAAATTGCTTTTGATAGGAAATTTTATGTTAACATCAGGTAAAGTTAGTCCCTATTACCTAGATTTAAGGAAACTCCCCAACCATCCTGACATATTTTCATTTGTCGTTAGCTCTGCAGTCGACATAGTAAAAGGTATTAATTTTGACATGATATTGGGAGTCGTTACTGGAGGCGTTCCATTTGCCTCATTTATTGCTTGTAGGTTGAATAAACCTATGGGATACATCAGAGCTGAGAAAAAGGGTCACGGGACTGAAAGATTGTTGGAAGCTGATGTAGATGGTAAGAAGGTAATCGTTGTAGATGATGTAGCTACTACTGGTGGTTCAATTCTTAAAGCAGTGGAGGAGGTAAGGAAAGCTGGAGGTAAAGTTGAACATGCTCTAGTTATAGTCGATAGAGAAGAAGGGGCTTTTGAAAAATTAGAAAGTGTAGGTATAAGGTTATTGTCGGTATATAAGGTAAGCGAAATACTGAATTCTCTGATTAAGTCAAATCTTATAGCAGAGAGTGAAAAAAAGCTTATATCTGATTATATGGTGAAAAATATTGGAAAAAGCTAG
- a CDS encoding orotidine 5'-phosphate decarboxylase — translation MEKARIILALDKILPINLLKDFTTYINKIKISYVTLLEGGLGYLKDIRKLNWDEIIFDLKLADIDSTMISIVRNLEQFADSYISHSFIGYEGALDKLKNYLDSKNKGLYLVLSMSHKGWNDDYYKYLKSIVSVTNPKGIVVGATKPVMLKLARSDFPNTIIISPGVGVQGAKIGEAICNGADYEIIGRSIYDSGEPLKTLIEFIDNQKVTINECKVRQT, via the coding sequence TTGGAAAAAGCTAGAATAATTTTAGCTTTAGATAAGATTTTGCCCATAAACCTACTAAAGGATTTCACTACGTATATAAACAAAATAAAAATTAGCTATGTAACATTGCTAGAAGGTGGTCTTGGTTATCTTAAAGATATTAGGAAATTGAACTGGGATGAGATAATCTTTGATCTAAAGTTAGCTGATATAGATTCCACTATGATATCTATTGTAAGAAATCTAGAGCAGTTCGCTGACTCCTATATTTCTCATTCATTTATAGGTTACGAGGGAGCTTTAGATAAATTGAAAAACTATCTTGACAGTAAGAACAAGGGATTATATCTAGTTCTTTCAATGTCCCATAAAGGATGGAATGACGATTATTATAAGTACTTGAAAAGCATAGTCAGTGTGACAAATCCTAAAGGAATAGTTGTAGGTGCCACTAAGCCTGTAATGCTCAAGTTAGCAAGATCAGATTTTCCAAACACGATAATTATTTCTCCTGGTGTTGGTGTCCAAGGTGCCAAAATAGGTGAAGCGATATGCAATGGTGCTGATTATGAGATAATTGGAAGGAGCATTTATGACTCTGGAGAGCCTTTAAAAACGCTAATAGAATTTATTGATAATCAGAAGGTAACGATAAATGAGTGTAAAGTTCGGCAAACATGA
- a CDS encoding phosphate uptake regulator PhoU: protein MSKPIVRRIQLTGGSTYIISLPKGWVKQHSLKPGDEVEITEDRQMRLILIPRAGNDTDKKERSITMNCEGADISFLVREIIAYYMAGYSLVDVYCNKFNTMEKEKIKELVRNRLLGAEVIDESSNNISIQFLVNEKDLSITKSLGRAFNISYNMFRDALNGLQKGDKELSKEIRNRDDDVDRFFFYTIRQLSLSVEYPDILDEEKFNLTQLTDISSIAKSIERVSDHAIRIAEQTQSIERLNNETVYNHGMSVIELYKTSFSAFSNRDRKRAHDVINKGFETLDTNSKLSENVIMNFHSLKDDSSTLIVLDSIRRVTRYSMDIAEATIDLLAKQTE, encoded by the coding sequence ATGAGTAAACCTATAGTTAGGAGGATTCAATTAACAGGAGGGTCAACATATATCATCTCATTACCTAAAGGATGGGTCAAACAACATTCACTTAAACCAGGAGATGAAGTCGAAATTACTGAGGATAGGCAAATGAGACTAATTCTTATTCCTAGAGCTGGGAACGATACAGACAAGAAGGAGAGAAGTATAACCATGAATTGTGAAGGAGCTGATATCTCGTTCTTAGTAAGGGAAATTATAGCGTATTACATGGCAGGATACTCATTGGTTGACGTTTATTGTAACAAGTTTAATACAATGGAGAAGGAGAAGATAAAAGAATTAGTAAGAAATAGACTTTTAGGTGCTGAAGTTATAGATGAAAGCTCAAATAATATATCTATTCAATTCCTGGTCAATGAAAAAGATTTATCCATAACTAAATCATTAGGAAGAGCATTCAACATATCCTATAACATGTTTAGAGACGCATTAAATGGGTTACAAAAAGGAGATAAAGAGTTATCCAAGGAGATAAGAAATAGAGATGACGATGTGGATAGGTTTTTCTTCTATACCATAAGACAACTCTCGTTATCAGTTGAATATCCAGATATACTTGATGAAGAGAAGTTCAATCTCACTCAGCTTACTGATATCTCATCAATAGCTAAGTCTATAGAGAGAGTATCAGATCATGCAATACGAATAGCTGAACAGACTCAATCCATAGAGAGGTTAAACAACGAAACCGTATATAACCACGGTATGTCGGTGATCGAACTCTACAAAACGTCATTTTCAGCTTTTTCTAATAGAGATCGCAAGAGAGCCCATGATGTTATAAATAAGGGATTTGAGACACTAGATACTAATAGTAAACTCTCAGAAAACGTTATTATGAATTTTCATAGTTTAAAGGACGATAGTTCTACGTTAATAGTGTTAGACTCAATAAGAAGAGTAACAAGATATTCAATGGATATTGCTGAGGCTACTATAGATCTATTGGCTAAGCAAACTGAGTGA